In the genome of Ignisphaera cupida, one region contains:
- a CDS encoding helix-turn-helix domain-containing protein, protein MYRGTENTGEYTYKTIKVNVDRILNDLASNRNVNILHRLTYPKDRSVDHVLEYKNCKTLLKFSNNVSSRSKLYQELKKLSKELKVNSLIVTNKFNDNDIVHDVLYIRGFIGIISTQTIQRYAKGDKVFVYEYNGMLYVKINGAKLKRLRENKGYRIHELANVIGISAKTLKSYENGKMDMTIEKAYRFLEVLGNEFSDAIEEVDIFRDRILQKDVESHVYVRNIVVDKRYKIIDKLKSYGLEVNIYNFIPSDIITGNENTRFFISYIERNLNEEEAKTKCKNNYFFALTFKGKPIVVADDDVNQKTLTTVESYGHVSKVSNIEELAKEIVEDIKR, encoded by the coding sequence GTGTATAGGGGTACTGAAAATACTGGGGAATATACTTATAAAACTATCAAAGTAAATGTAGATAGAATTCTAAATGATTTAGCGAGTAATAGAAACGTTAACATCTTACATAGACTAACATATCCCAAGGATAGATCTGTTGACCATGTGCTAGAGTATAAAAATTGCAAAACATTATTAAAGTTTTCAAATAATGTATCATCAAGAAGCAAACTATATCAAGAACTCAAGAAGCTTTCAAAGGAGCTTAAGGTCAATTCATTGATAGTGACAAATAAATTTAATGATAATGATATAGTACATGATGTTCTGTACATAAGAGGTTTTATTGGAATAATATCAACTCAAACTATTCAACGCTATGCCAAAGGAGACAAGGTGTTTGTTTATGAATACAATGGAATGTTGTATGTAAAGATCAATGGTGCAAAGCTTAAGAGGTTAAGAGAGAACAAGGGTTATAGAATACATGAACTTGCTAATGTCATTGGAATTTCTGCTAAAACTTTGAAAAGCTATGAAAATGGGAAAATGGATATGACTATAGAAAAAGCATATAGATTTCTAGAGGTTTTAGGAAATGAGTTTAGTGATGCTATTGAGGAAGTTGATATTTTTAGGGATAGAATTTTGCAAAAAGATGTAGAAAGTCATGTTTATGTGAGAAACATTGTTGTTGATAAAAGATATAAAATAATTGATAAGCTTAAGAGCTATGGTCTAGAAGTAAACATCTATAACTTCATACCATCAGATATTATCACAGGCAATGAAAACACTAGATTCTTTATATCCTACATAGAGAGAAATCTAAATGAAGAAGAAGCAAAGACAAAGTGTAAAAACAACTACTTTTTTGCATTAACATTCAAAGGAAAACCAATTGTTGTTGCTGATGACGATGTGAATCAAAAAACATTAACAACAGTTGAAAGCTATGGACATGTTAGCAAAGTTTCCAATATAGAGGAGCTAGCTAAAGAAATTGTGGAAGATATTAAAAGATGA
- the gatE gene encoding Glu-tRNA(Gln) amidotransferase subunit GatE encodes MPIAKATLTVPTNIDYRKIGLKVGLEIHQQLNTHTKLFCNCPVKLVDDNDLTKSQSFERFLRATRSELGEVDAAAAFEFQRKRLFKYLAPIAASCLVELDEEPPHPLNVEALVVALAMALSFNSFIVDEVHVMRKIVIDGSNTTGFQRTAIVAFGGYVNDDEGPVGIQTIAVEEDAARKIAEEAGVVTYGLDRLGIPLIEISTAPDISTPLQARRVAEKIGLMLRFTGKVRRGIGSIRQDLNLSIAESPKIEIKGVQKLELIPKVVEEEARRLIGLKMIRDELRKRGATQSEVLTQKIVDVTDVMLHSSSKLVLDNIKSGGKAYAVKLPRFDGILGVELQHNRRFGTELADYARQWAGVKGIIHSDELPGYGVDEDVLKKLKQVLDIEPLDAFVIVIDKPEKAKKALETIKERCAVAIEGIPKETRAANEDGTTRYMRPQPGAARMYPETDIPPIRITTELLEEAKKIMPPTVDEKINQFINLYGLSAELAKQLVYSDYMSLYEYLTRNYGVNPKTLAMLFTTVYGELKKKGIDLDTVDDSFFYKIASILSNLGDASKEDLVAIALILHQKPDTSVDEVVKSVKMQKISVEDLRRLVRTKLYEVSEEVKKRGDKAFQYLMGKVMAEVRGRVDGKIVAAIVKEELEKFFSGSG; translated from the coding sequence TTGCCTATAGCAAAAGCTACCTTGACTGTACCAACAAATATTGACTATAGAAAAATTGGTTTAAAGGTTGGTCTTGAGATACATCAGCAATTAAATACACATACAAAACTGTTTTGCAATTGCCCTGTGAAGCTAGTTGACGACAATGATTTGACCAAGTCACAGTCTTTTGAAAGATTTTTGCGTGCTACAAGAAGCGAGCTTGGAGAAGTTGATGCTGCTGCTGCTTTTGAGTTTCAGAGAAAGCGTTTATTTAAGTATCTTGCACCAATAGCTGCTTCTTGCTTAGTTGAACTTGATGAAGAGCCTCCACATCCACTTAATGTGGAGGCTCTTGTAGTAGCGCTGGCAATGGCTTTATCTTTTAACTCCTTTATTGTTGATGAAGTGCATGTTATGAGGAAAATAGTTATAGATGGTTCTAACACAACTGGTTTTCAGAGAACAGCTATTGTAGCTTTTGGTGGATATGTTAATGATGATGAGGGGCCTGTTGGTATTCAAACTATTGCTGTAGAAGAAGATGCTGCAAGAAAAATAGCTGAAGAAGCAGGTGTTGTAACCTATGGTCTTGATAGACTTGGAATACCATTAATTGAAATATCAACAGCACCAGATATTTCAACTCCTTTGCAGGCAAGAAGAGTTGCTGAGAAAATTGGCTTAATGCTGAGGTTTACAGGCAAGGTTAGAAGAGGTATTGGAAGCATTAGACAAGATCTCAACTTGTCTATTGCTGAAAGCCCAAAGATAGAAATTAAAGGTGTTCAGAAATTGGAGCTCATTCCAAAGGTTGTTGAGGAGGAGGCTAGGCGGTTAATAGGCTTGAAAATGATAAGAGATGAACTTAGAAAAAGAGGTGCTACACAATCTGAGGTACTCACTCAAAAAATTGTTGATGTTACAGATGTGATGCTTCATAGCTCAAGCAAACTTGTTTTAGACAATATAAAAAGTGGTGGCAAGGCATATGCGGTGAAGCTGCCTAGATTCGATGGAATACTTGGTGTAGAGCTTCAACACAATAGAAGATTTGGTACAGAGCTTGCTGATTATGCCAGGCAGTGGGCAGGTGTAAAAGGAATTATTCACAGCGATGAGCTACCTGGTTATGGAGTTGATGAAGATGTTTTAAAGAAGCTAAAACAAGTACTTGATATAGAGCCTTTAGATGCGTTTGTTATAGTTATTGACAAGCCTGAGAAAGCGAAAAAGGCTTTGGAAACCATAAAAGAGAGATGTGCAGTAGCTATTGAGGGAATACCAAAAGAGACTAGGGCTGCTAATGAAGATGGAACAACGAGGTATATGAGACCACAGCCAGGTGCTGCTAGAATGTATCCAGAAACTGATATACCACCAATAAGAATAACTACTGAGCTTCTTGAAGAAGCCAAGAAGATTATGCCGCCAACAGTAGATGAGAAAATAAATCAGTTCATCAATTTGTATGGGCTTAGCGCTGAGCTTGCTAAACAACTTGTTTATAGTGATTACATGTCACTATACGAATATTTAACCAGAAACTATGGTGTAAATCCAAAAACTTTGGCAATGCTTTTCACAACTGTTTATGGAGAACTTAAAAAGAAAGGTATTGATTTAGACACTGTTGATGATTCTTTCTTCTACAAAATTGCTAGTATCTTGAGTAATTTGGGTGATGCCAGTAAAGAGGATTTGGTTGCAATAGCATTGATATTGCATCAAAAGCCTGATACATCAGTTGACGAGGTTGTGAAAAGTGTGAAAATGCAGAAAATTAGTGTTGAGGATTTGAGGAGACTTGTTAGGACAAAATTATATGAGGTGTCTGAAGAAGTTAAGAAGAGAGGGGATAAAGCATTTCAATATTTAATGGGAAAGGTGATGGCCGAAGTTAGAGGGCGTGTTGATGGGAAAATAGTTGCTGCTATAGTTAAAGAGGAACTTGAGAAATTCTTTTCAGGAAGTGGTTAA
- a CDS encoding H/ACA ribonucleoprotein complex subunit GAR1 yields the protein MAVRPLGTVLHITRSKYVIVKIHEKKFLPPIGSEVVDANNELMGKVVDVIGPVDSPYAVVKPLRLSMISFIKPSMLLFYRIRKLGRGKKH from the coding sequence TTGGCTGTTAGGCCTTTGGGAACTGTTTTACATATTACCAGATCTAAATATGTTATTGTGAAAATACATGAAAAAAAGTTTTTGCCACCAATAGGATCAGAAGTTGTGGATGCAAACAATGAGCTAATGGGAAAAGTTGTTGATGTTATTGGACCTGTTGATAGTCCCTATGCTGTTGTTAAGCCATTGAGACTAAGCATGATTTCATTTATAAAACCATCAATGCTTCTATTCTACAGAATAAGAAAGCTTGGTAGAGGTAAGAAGCATTGA
- a CDS encoding PhoH family protein, translating to MSISIWDKIKPLTPGQEEMYNALNDKNYEVLGFFGPTGTGKSLFSLAYGIHNVLTNGYKRFIIIKPVVDITTGEEITIAKSPEAFMGIVKSYMQDVIGVIVDWNQVEGLIGSKIVIVDPHYLRGRTFDDSIVFIDDIQLMKSETIIEAIVRVGRNSRLIVAGDPVFQALREVQSDPAALIREVLLSEEKSRVVDLGIKDIVREGAKRGLRFLLEYKLRSRAMSDEEKKIFDIIKAKAPDADIITVVDVAQYKQKYEISSEHVPDALIIAKQGHLGRVVGKGGERINSAEKELNKKLRAVELNLDFKEFVRALHPTAWIWKHIDEVDFAGPNLQIKIYEDVVGAAVGQKGSYVRFLDAVMRKLIGVGVRIIAIERPKQEKKRRG from the coding sequence ATGAGTATAAGCATCTGGGATAAGATAAAGCCTCTTACACCAGGACAAGAGGAAATGTATAATGCTCTTAATGACAAAAACTATGAGGTGCTAGGCTTTTTTGGACCTACAGGTACAGGTAAGTCTTTGTTTAGTTTAGCATATGGAATACACAATGTGTTAACAAATGGATACAAGAGATTCATAATAATAAAACCAGTAGTTGATATAACAACTGGTGAGGAGATAACAATTGCGAAATCCCCAGAAGCTTTCATGGGAATAGTTAAAAGCTATATGCAAGATGTTATTGGAGTTATTGTTGATTGGAATCAGGTAGAGGGGTTGATAGGTAGTAAAATAGTTATTGTAGATCCACATTATTTAAGGGGTAGAACATTTGATGATTCCATTGTGTTTATAGATGATATTCAGTTAATGAAATCTGAAACAATTATAGAAGCCATTGTTAGAGTGGGAAGAAATAGTCGATTGATTGTTGCTGGAGATCCTGTTTTTCAAGCTTTAAGAGAAGTTCAAAGTGATCCTGCTGCATTGATTAGAGAAGTTCTTTTAAGTGAGGAAAAGTCTCGTGTTGTAGATCTTGGAATAAAGGATATTGTTAGAGAAGGTGCTAAGAGGGGTCTTAGATTTCTACTTGAATACAAGTTAAGGTCTAGAGCAATGTCCGATGAAGAGAAAAAGATTTTTGACATAATCAAGGCTAAAGCACCTGATGCAGATATAATCACCGTTGTTGATGTAGCGCAGTATAAGCAGAAATATGAAATATCATCTGAGCACGTTCCTGATGCATTAATCATTGCTAAGCAGGGGCATCTTGGAAGAGTTGTTGGAAAAGGTGGTGAGAGAATAAACTCTGCTGAAAAAGAATTGAATAAGAAATTAAGAGCAGTGGAGCTAAACCTAGATTTTAAAGAGTTTGTTAGAGCTTTGCATCCAACAGCATGGATTTGGAAACACATAGACGAAGTTGATTTCGCAGGTCCTAATCTCCAGATAAAGATATATGAGGATGTTGTTGGGGCTGCTGTGGGGCAGAAAGGTTCTTATGTGAGATTCCTTGATGCTGTAATGAGAAAGCTTATAGGTGTTGGGGTTAGGATAATAGCTATTGAAAGACCTAAGCAAGAAAAGAAGAGGAGAGGTTAA
- a CDS encoding C/D box methylation guide ribonucleoprotein complex aNOP56 subunit (functions along with aFIB and aL7a; guides 2'-O-methylation of ribose to specific sites in RNAs), producing the protein MSEKVYVVDTPIGVFALNAAGEIIDQLLYPKDIGRVVEEMLSLSESKVSNSLHQLLESLKSKVSVENTVFVFEDSEIARQVGEKGFRTSVEIANAIAKNFRKDLPTLAIKLGLFKTDEEYRDYVHQISLELTRRKLRKFAQKRDLLAIQAIRAIDDIDKTLNLFAARLREWYSIHFPELDDIAKEHEEYMRIVAELGFRDNIVTESLVKLGISEGRAKKIAEVSKQSIGADLSEMDMSIIQTVANIWLELFELRQKLTDYITQVMKEVAPNVTALVGPLLGARLLSLAGSLEELAKLPASTVQVLGAEKALFRALRTGGKPPKHGVIFQFPEIRKAPKWQRGKIARALATKLSIAARIDFFSGRYVGDELKQKLMERIEEVKKLYPKPPKKEVREAKPKPRREGRREGKK; encoded by the coding sequence ATGAGTGAGAAAGTATATGTTGTTGATACACCTATAGGGGTATTTGCATTAAATGCTGCTGGCGAAATCATAGATCAACTGCTTTATCCAAAAGATATTGGTAGAGTAGTTGAGGAAATGTTATCGCTGAGTGAAAGCAAAGTCAGTAATTCGTTACATCAGCTTTTAGAATCTTTGAAGAGCAAGGTTAGTGTGGAGAACACTGTTTTTGTTTTTGAGGATTCTGAAATTGCTAGACAAGTTGGTGAAAAAGGGTTTAGAACAAGTGTTGAAATAGCTAATGCTATTGCTAAGAATTTTAGAAAGGATTTGCCAACTTTGGCTATTAAACTAGGTTTATTTAAAACTGATGAAGAGTATAGGGATTATGTTCATCAAATTTCGCTTGAGCTTACACGAAGAAAACTTAGAAAATTTGCTCAGAAAAGAGATTTGCTTGCTATTCAAGCTATAAGAGCTATTGATGATATTGACAAAACACTAAACTTGTTTGCAGCAAGACTAAGAGAGTGGTACAGTATTCACTTTCCAGAGCTTGATGATATTGCTAAGGAGCATGAGGAGTACATGAGAATTGTTGCTGAGCTAGGGTTTAGAGACAATATAGTGACAGAAAGTTTGGTAAAGCTAGGTATTTCTGAGGGTAGGGCAAAGAAAATAGCAGAGGTTTCGAAACAGAGTATAGGGGCAGACTTATCTGAAATGGATATGAGCATTATTCAAACAGTTGCAAACATATGGCTGGAGTTATTCGAGCTTAGACAAAAACTTACAGACTATATAACCCAGGTCATGAAGGAGGTAGCACCCAATGTTACAGCCTTAGTGGGTCCACTTCTTGGCGCAAGACTTCTAAGCTTAGCTGGTAGCTTGGAGGAATTAGCTAAGCTTCCTGCTAGCACGGTACAGGTCTTAGGTGCTGAAAAAGCTTTGTTTAGAGCTTTGAGAACTGGTGGTAAACCACCAAAGCATGGCGTAATATTCCAGTTCCCAGAAATTAGAAAAGCGCCAAAGTGGCAAAGAGGCAAAATAGCTAGAGCTCTTGCCACAAAACTTAGTATAGCAGCAAGAATAGACTTCTTTAGCGGTAGATATGTTGGAGATGAGCTTAAACAAAAACTAATGGAGAGAATAGAGGAGGTTAAGAAGCTTTATCCAAAGCCTCCAAAAAAGGAAGTAAGAGAGGCAAAGCCAAAGCCACGTAGAGAAGGTAGAAGAGAGGGTAAGAAGTAA
- a CDS encoding transcription initiation factor IIB, whose translation MSCTNVVVDNERGSVICLDTGEVIEEGQVFIGPDWRAYTSEEWIKRAHMGSITYKVHDSGLSTEVDLSIKKYRESVKNRKLALIQRRTRVYKNERKIVEALTYLNQMCALINLPDQVSETAALLLRKIFSSIQPRVDKLKILALASIVLASRKHGIPVRVRELLARFNIDEEEYWKFISDVYFKADINEFKAYVDPRKYLPSIISNLQLSQKAYVLAAKIIDILKREGLAEGKDPAGIAAAAVYIASILVDEKKTQKQVAEAANVTEVTIRNRYRDIIDKLNITIYV comes from the coding sequence TTGAGCTGCACAAATGTTGTTGTTGATAATGAAAGAGGTTCTGTTATATGCTTAGACACTGGTGAGGTAATAGAAGAAGGGCAAGTGTTTATAGGTCCTGATTGGCGTGCTTACACATCAGAAGAGTGGATTAAAAGAGCACACATGGGAAGTATAACATATAAAGTTCATGATTCTGGATTATCAACTGAAGTAGATTTATCTATTAAAAAATATAGAGAGTCTGTTAAAAATAGGAAACTTGCATTAATTCAAAGAAGAACTCGTGTATATAAAAACGAGAGAAAAATAGTTGAGGCTCTCACATACTTAAATCAGATGTGCGCTTTAATTAATCTACCTGATCAAGTTTCTGAAACTGCTGCATTGCTTCTTCGAAAAATATTTAGCTCTATTCAACCAAGAGTTGATAAGCTAAAAATATTGGCTTTAGCCTCAATAGTTTTAGCATCTAGAAAACATGGAATACCTGTGAGAGTAAGAGAACTTTTAGCTAGATTCAACATCGATGAGGAGGAATACTGGAAGTTTATTTCAGATGTTTACTTCAAAGCAGACATAAATGAATTCAAAGCATATGTAGATCCACGCAAGTATTTACCCTCAATAATATCAAATTTGCAGTTAAGTCAAAAAGCATATGTGTTAGCTGCGAAAATAATAGATATATTGAAGAGAGAAGGGCTTGCCGAAGGAAAAGACCCAGCAGGTATAGCAGCTGCAGCTGTTTATATAGCATCTATTCTTGTTGATGAGAAAAAAACTCAAAAACAAGTTGCTGAAGCTGCTAATGTAACAGAAGTCACTATTAGAAATAGGTATAGAGATATCATAGACAAATTAAACATAACCATCTATGTTTAA
- a CDS encoding TFIIB-type zinc ribbon-containing protein, translating to MKCPYCNSLDLLYDFERSYIVCRNCGTVVDTIFVEQFIGISNGYEWEYSKPSVKEAINLKKNAGYISRLKHYSREVKAYEKYWNRARSTSIRVDINALKTVLSGGKARIYRHVFDSNLEEMIKKDPLIRKILEILNEDAILSSRTLRSKVALALLIKNVLLYGEADIDEIAKQTSVSKVHMHRLVTTLKNRMKYLKPKLQNLKQLATPNPIAIA from the coding sequence ATGAAATGCCCCTACTGCAACTCACTAGACTTGTTATATGATTTTGAAAGAAGTTACATAGTTTGTAGAAACTGTGGTACTGTAGTAGATACAATATTTGTGGAGCAGTTCATAGGTATTTCAAATGGTTATGAGTGGGAGTATTCAAAGCCTTCAGTTAAAGAAGCTATTAACCTAAAGAAAAACGCTGGTTACATCTCAAGACTTAAACACTATAGCAGAGAGGTTAAGGCATATGAGAAGTACTGGAACAGAGCTAGAAGCACAAGTATCAGAGTTGACATAAACGCACTAAAAACTGTTTTATCAGGTGGCAAAGCCAGAATATATAGACATGTTTTTGATTCTAACCTCGAGGAAATGATTAAAAAGGATCCATTGATAAGGAAAATTCTTGAGATATTGAATGAAGATGCAATTCTATCATCAAGAACACTTAGAAGCAAAGTGGCACTAGCACTGCTAATAAAAAATGTTTTACTCTATGGGGAAGCAGACATAGATGAAATAGCAAAACAAACATCTGTTAGCAAAGTCCATATGCACAGACTTGTTACAACATTGAAAAACAGAATGAAATATTTAAAACCAAAGCTACAAAACCTAAAGCAACTAGCAACACCAAATCCAATAGCTATAGCATAA
- a CDS encoding nucleoside-triphosphatase, which translates to MVAIAITGEPGVGKTTLLLKLVEYLRSMNVTVYGFYCPEVREGGKRIGFRIVDIAKNNQGWLALIPEKAIEMGYDIAFLKRIGRYVLINYEAEKVGREALKMQCKNCVLAIDEIGPMELSIEGLRREIIQAIKNCDHLLITLHRNMRDRDILKLLQSKNTEIITLTKFNRDKMFNEMVNKLKNEFFKSIDR; encoded by the coding sequence GTGGTAGCAATTGCAATAACTGGAGAACCTGGTGTTGGAAAGACAACTCTATTACTAAAGCTAGTAGAGTATTTGAGATCAATGAATGTGACTGTTTACGGATTTTACTGTCCAGAGGTGAGAGAAGGAGGTAAGAGAATAGGATTCAGAATAGTTGATATAGCTAAAAACAATCAAGGGTGGCTTGCTCTCATACCTGAAAAAGCTATTGAAATGGGCTATGATATTGCATTTCTTAAAAGAATAGGAAGGTATGTTCTGATTAATTATGAGGCTGAGAAAGTAGGTAGAGAAGCCTTGAAAATGCAATGCAAAAACTGTGTACTAGCAATAGATGAAATAGGGCCTATGGAGCTTTCTATAGAGGGTTTAAGAAGAGAGATTATTCAAGCCATTAAAAACTGTGACCATTTATTAATAACACTTCATAGAAATATGAGAGATAGAGATATACTAAAGCTTTTGCAAAGCAAAAACACTGAAATCATAACACTCACAAAATTTAACAGAGATAAGATGTTCAATGAGATGGTCAATAAATTAAAGAATGAGTTTTTTAAATCAATCGATAGATAG
- a CDS encoding 30S ribosomal protein S8e codes for MGFYQGNDLRKISGGLKRKHRKPRKHEIGSYPTETRLSQADVRVIERVYGGNTKIRLKYVAFANVYNPNTKQYTKTRILGVVETPANRELARRGIIVKGAIINTEVGKAKVISRPSQDGVVNAVLIEEAKKS; via the coding sequence ATGGGGTTTTACCAAGGAAATGACTTAAGGAAGATATCAGGTGGTTTAAAGAGAAAGCATAGAAAGCCAAGAAAGCATGAAATAGGTAGCTACCCTACAGAAACGAGACTATCCCAAGCTGATGTAAGGGTTATTGAAAGGGTTTATGGTGGTAATACCAAAATTAGATTGAAGTACGTTGCTTTTGCAAATGTTTACAACCCTAACACAAAACAGTATACAAAGACTAGAATACTTGGGGTTGTTGAAACTCCTGCAAATAGGGAGTTGGCAAGACGTGGTATAATAGTGAAGGGAGCAATAATAAATACTGAAGTAGGAAAGGCAAAGGTTATATCGAGACCTTCTCAAGATGGTGTTGTAAACGCTGTACTTATTGAGGAGGCTAAAAAGAGTTAA
- a CDS encoding signal recognition particle subunit SRP19/SEC65 family protein, producing the protein MPMRRIWLQYFDCSLPRRLGRKLSKQFCIENPKPEELLEACENLGIKCMYVQNKKYPRVWYRPSGLIVVETSFSKYHIIKLLARYIHEKRSARR; encoded by the coding sequence ATGCCTATGAGGAGAATATGGCTTCAATACTTCGATTGCTCATTGCCAAGAAGATTGGGTCGAAAACTTTCTAAACAATTTTGTATTGAAAATCCAAAACCTGAGGAATTGCTAGAGGCATGTGAGAATCTTGGTATAAAGTGTATGTATGTACAGAACAAAAAATATCCAAGGGTTTGGTATAGACCAAGTGGATTAATTGTTGTAGAAACTAGTTTTAGCAAATATCACATAATCAAATTACTAGCTAGGTACATACATGAGAAAAGAAGTGCGAGAAGATAA
- a CDS encoding tRNA(Phe) 7-((3-amino-3-carboxypropyl)-4-demethylwyosine(37)-N(4))-methyltransferase: MIHSDNQILLESVNEEVWRRRREEAYKRFLEDIEIGYVDADIKDLIFTVFTKKNIYTTSSCSGRISIVDSVYPWQRDEAYVIFKKHQPLLLSELLDVVNQKTLHRLWLIVSGPIIHFNALNLSSANKLLNIVRAAGFKHSGILSIGSGGIVVEVVSGIWVPFLLKDGDTIVVNDFKRIVDIANEMLKEGKQKLEKLFKFLKNVDI, encoded by the coding sequence ATGATTCATTCAGATAATCAAATACTTTTAGAGTCTGTAAATGAAGAGGTTTGGAGACGCAGAAGAGAAGAGGCATATAAAAGATTTTTAGAAGATATTGAGATAGGATATGTTGATGCAGATATAAAAGATCTTATTTTCACAGTGTTCACAAAGAAAAACATATATACCACAAGTTCTTGCAGTGGTAGAATATCAATTGTTGACTCTGTGTATCCGTGGCAAAGAGACGAAGCTTATGTGATATTTAAAAAGCATCAACCCTTGTTACTTAGTGAACTACTAGATGTTGTTAATCAAAAAACTTTGCATAGGCTATGGCTAATTGTAAGTGGACCCATAATACATTTTAATGCTCTTAATCTTAGTTCTGCAAATAAGCTATTGAATATAGTTCGCGCTGCTGGATTTAAGCACAGTGGCATATTGTCTATTGGTAGTGGAGGTATTGTTGTAGAGGTTGTAAGTGGTATATGGGTTCCATTTCTTTTAAAAGATGGTGACACCATTGTTGTGAATGACTTTAAGCGCATAGTAGATATTGCTAATGAAATGCTTAAAGAGGGGAAGCAAAAACTTGAAAAACTATTTAAGTTTTTAAAAAACGTTGATATTTAG
- a CDS encoding fibrillarin-like rRNA/tRNA 2'-O-methyltransferase has product MSYISATNIYEHPKYPRVYVVELEDGSSRLATKNLVPGKRVYGEHLFKWSDGEYREWNAYRSKLAGALVKGLKELPIKEGQKILYLGAGSGTTASHISDIIGLKGMIFAVEFAPRVMRELIVVADDRPNIVPILEDARFPMRYRMVVEEVDGLYADIAQPEQASIVADNADMFLKNGGWLLLAIKARSIDVTAEPSDVYKKEIETLTRRGFEIVDVVHLEPFDKDHAMVYAIYRKQLK; this is encoded by the coding sequence TTGTCTTACATATCAGCAACAAACATCTACGAACATCCAAAATACCCTAGAGTCTATGTAGTAGAACTTGAAGATGGAAGTAGTAGATTAGCCACAAAAAATCTTGTTCCAGGAAAAAGAGTTTATGGCGAGCACTTGTTCAAGTGGAGTGATGGAGAATACAGGGAGTGGAACGCATATAGAAGCAAATTAGCGGGAGCCCTTGTAAAAGGGTTGAAGGAGCTTCCCATAAAAGAAGGACAGAAAATACTTTACCTTGGAGCTGGATCAGGCACAACAGCTAGTCACATATCAGATATCATAGGTTTAAAAGGAATGATATTTGCTGTTGAATTTGCTCCACGTGTAATGAGAGAACTTATTGTTGTTGCTGATGACAGACCAAATATAGTGCCAATATTAGAGGATGCAAGATTTCCAATGAGATATAGAATGGTTGTTGAGGAAGTTGATGGACTTTATGCAGATATAGCTCAGCCAGAGCAGGCAAGCATTGTTGCAGATAATGCAGACATGTTTTTGAAAAATGGGGGATGGTTATTGCTAGCTATAAAGGCAAGAAGTATTGATGTTACTGCAGAGCCTAGTGATGTCTATAAAAAAGAGATTGAAACATTGACTAGAAGAGGATTTGAAATTGTTGATGTGGTTCATTTAGAACCTTTTGACAAGGATCATGCAATGGTCTATGCTATTTACAGAAAACAACTCAAATAA